A portion of the Magnolia sinica isolate HGM2019 chromosome 17, MsV1, whole genome shotgun sequence genome contains these proteins:
- the LOC131230912 gene encoding rubisco accumulation factor 1.1, chloroplastic-like: MLSLTPPKPLSLFSNHHHPSPFLNLHSLVLNLHHLRPKPHTLLKPISAAQFPTPPTPSPSDQLYQPFRPPPSPKSPSLTPDTILDILSNRLGLWHQYAPHISTLQRQFAFSPPTIEEVTGISGVEQNRLIVGAQVRDSLISSQLDEETLSFFDIGGAEILYELRLLSASQRAAAARHVAAHRLDPEATEELARAMKDFPRRRGDPGWECFSPVPGDCLAFMYFRQSKEHQTKAERTASLQQAMEVAETERAKLRVSEELWKGEGDGAVDEDAARAARARVPVVRMQTGEVAEATSVVVMPVCEAEEGELGVVGAPECRTVGEFRVVVAEKGWSRWVVLPGWGPVAAIEKGGVVIGFKDGRFLPWKVNMKGYMEEEILVVVNREKKDVAEEEGYYLVVNAEDGGLKVDGGDRLKNKGVNESLGNVVLVVRPPKEDDDLQLIDDDWE, encoded by the coding sequence atgCTTTCTCTCACCCCacccaaacctctctctctcttctccaaccACCACCATCCTTCCCCTTTCCTTAACCTCCACTCCCTCGTCCTTAACCTACACCACCTCCGTCCTAAACCCCACACCCTCCTCAAACCAATCTCAGCCGCCCAATTCCCAACCCCACCCACCCCATCACCGTCCGATCAACTCTACCAGCCCTTCCGACCCCCTCCCTCCCCCAAATCCCCATCTCTCACCCCAGACACCATCCTCGACATCCTCAGCAACCGCCTCGGCCTCTGGCACCAGTACGCCCctcacatctccaccctccaacGCCAATTCGCCTTCTCTCCACCCACCATCGAGGAGGTCACCGGCATCAGTGGCGTCGAGCAGAACCGCTTGATCGTCGGGGCCCAGGTACGCGACTCCCTCATCTCCTCCCAACTAGATGAAGAAACCCTCTCCTTCTTCGACATCGGCGGCGCCGAGATCCTCTACGAGCTGAGGCTGCTCTCTGCCTCGCAGCGCGCGGCCGCGGCCCGCCACGTGGCGGCCCACCGGCTCGACCCCGAGGCGACGGAGGAGCTCGCCCGGGCGATGAAGGATTTCCCGCGCCGGCGCGGCGACCCCGGGTGGGAGTGCTTCTCGCCGGTCCCTGGCGACTGCCTGGCGTTCATGTACTTCCGGCAGAGCAAGGAGCACCAGACCAAGGCGGAGCGGACGGCTTCTCTGCAGCAGGCCATGGAGGTTGCGGAGACAGAGAGGGCGAAATTGAGGGTTTCGGAGGAGTTGTGGAAGGGAGAGGGCGATGGGGCAGTTGACGAGGACGCTGCACGGGCGGCGAGGGCACGGGTCCCGGTCGTGCGTATGCAAACTGGGGAGGTTGCAGAGGCGACGTCGGTGGTGGTGATGCCGGTCTGTGAGGCGGAGGAAGGTGAATTGGGGGTGGTTGGTGCGCCGGAGTGTCGAACGGTGGGAGAATTTAGGGTGGTGGTGGCTGAGAAGGGATGGAGCAGATGGGTGGTGTTGCCAGGGTGGGGCCCGGTGGCGGCGATTGAGAAGGGAGGGGTGGTTATAGGGTTTAAGGATGGGAGGTTTTTGCCATGGAAGGTGAATATGAAAGGGTATATGGAGGAGGAGATTCTAGTGGTGGTGAACAGGGAGAAGAAGGATGTGGCAGAGGAGGAAGGGTATTATCTGGTGGTGAACGCAGAGGATGGTGGTTTGAAGGTGGATGGAGGGGATAGGTTGAAGAACAAAGGGGTGAATGAGAGTTTGGGAAATGTGGTTTTGGTGGTGAGGCCCCCCAAGGAGGATGATGATCTCCAGTTGATTGATGATGATTGGGAGTGA